The Sorangiineae bacterium MSr11367 genome window below encodes:
- a CDS encoding ATP-binding cassette domain-containing protein, producing the protein MAGEESIQRLSKPCILSDTFAFNVLIGRRWPSREEDLREAATICRELGLGPLLDRMPGGLMQRVGETGWRLSHGERSRVYLARALLQGAELVILDESFASLDPETQKQALECAMKRAPTLMVIAHP; encoded by the coding sequence ATGGCGGGCGAGGAGTCGATTCAGCGTCTTTCCAAGCCCTGCATACTCTCCGACACCTTCGCATTCAATGTGCTCATAGGCCGCCGCTGGCCCTCGCGAGAGGAAGACCTTCGCGAAGCCGCAACGATTTGCCGGGAACTCGGACTCGGCCCCCTACTGGACCGTATGCCAGGGGGCCTGATGCAGCGAGTCGGAGAGACAGGGTGGCGGCTTTCCCACGGTGAACGGAGCCGGGTGTACCTGGCACGTGCGCTCCTTCAGGGGGCCGAACTCGTGATCCTCGACGAGAGCTTCGCTTCGCTCGACCCCGAGACACAGAAGCAGGCGCTCGAATGCGCGATGAAGCGTGCGCCAACGCTCATGGTGATTGCGCACCCATAG
- a CDS encoding MarR family winged helix-turn-helix transcriptional regulator, translating into MKASRFPLGPGECFSFALRRAARAVSRQYDEALAPLALNNGQFSMLALLAELGPLRIQKVAETLVMDRTTVTAALKPLQRRKLVRVDVAGDDARAREAVLTPAGEALLNKAMPLWRVQQERLKKMLSAEDAEALRAHLGRLV; encoded by the coding sequence ATGAAAGCGTCACGCTTCCCGCTCGGGCCCGGCGAATGCTTTAGCTTCGCGCTCCGACGGGCGGCGAGGGCCGTGTCGCGCCAGTACGACGAGGCGCTCGCGCCGCTGGCGCTGAACAATGGGCAATTCTCGATGTTGGCGCTGCTTGCGGAGCTCGGGCCCCTCCGGATCCAGAAGGTCGCCGAGACGCTCGTGATGGATCGCACGACGGTTACCGCAGCCCTGAAGCCGCTCCAGCGAAGAAAGCTGGTTCGCGTAGACGTCGCCGGGGACGATGCGCGTGCGCGGGAGGCCGTACTGACGCCGGCCGGGGAGGCGCTGCTCAACAAGGCAATGCCGCTCTGGCGGGTGCAACAAGAGCGTCTGAAGAAGATGCTCTCGGCGGAGGACGCCGAGGCTCTCCGCGCACATCTCGGGCGTCTCGTCTGA
- a CDS encoding SDR family NAD(P)-dependent oxidoreductase translates to MKLTGRTILITGGSAGIGLAFALKFLELGNEVIVTGRRQSALDDLKRNHPKLQTIQSDVADPAQIAALARRMKAEYPKLDVLMNNAGIMLHKNLKAPAADLDGLMTEMNVNVGGVIRTTSAFIDILAANEGTVINVSSALAFVPLPSAPVYCATKAAVHSYTQSLRFQLEGTGVEVIELMPPVVKTELSTDLANGDGFTLLTTDELVKQSFASLKKGALEVRPGQAKLLALMRRIAPDFINRQLWKASKRLLPVRAG, encoded by the coding sequence ATGAAACTCACAGGTCGCACTATCCTGATCACTGGAGGCTCTGCGGGTATCGGCCTGGCTTTCGCCCTCAAGTTTCTTGAACTCGGAAACGAGGTCATCGTGACGGGTCGCCGCCAGTCGGCTCTCGATGACCTAAAGCGAAACCATCCGAAGCTCCAGACCATTCAAAGCGACGTCGCAGATCCGGCGCAGATCGCCGCGCTCGCACGGCGCATGAAGGCTGAATATCCAAAGCTCGACGTTCTGATGAACAACGCGGGCATCATGCTCCACAAAAACCTCAAGGCTCCGGCGGCTGACCTCGACGGATTGATGACGGAGATGAACGTCAACGTGGGCGGCGTGATCCGCACCACCTCCGCGTTCATCGACATCCTTGCCGCTAACGAGGGCACCGTCATCAACGTATCCTCCGCCCTCGCTTTCGTGCCGCTGCCGTCTGCGCCGGTCTACTGCGCCACCAAGGCGGCGGTTCACTCCTATACGCAGTCGCTCCGGTTCCAATTGGAAGGAACGGGCGTCGAGGTGATCGAGCTCATGCCGCCTGTGGTGAAGACCGAATTGTCGACAGACCTTGCGAACGGCGACGGCTTCACTTTGCTGACGACGGACGAATTGGTGAAGCAATCCTTTGCGTCGCTCAAGAAGGGAGCGCTCGAAGTTCGACCGGGGCAGGCCAAACTCCTCGCGTTGATGCGCCGCATCGCACCTGACTTCATCAACCGGCAGCTCTGGAAAGCGTCGAAGAGACTGCTTCCGGTCAGGGCGGGATAG
- a CDS encoding efflux RND transporter periplasmic adaptor subunit, giving the protein MFSARTKFAIFHILAATSLSVLASGCHHPPSSDPRVEPPLARTAVVENNASSLARSFTGTVAARVQSDLSFRVSGKVLARLVSSGQQVHRGQPLMRLDDVDLRLASNAQQESVVAAAARARQATDDETRDRNLAADGAVPVAAYERMKANAEAARAQLKAAEAQAKAAQNASAYALLVADADGVIVETLAEPGQVVAPGQTVVRLAQHGPREAVIQLPETLRPALGSPAQAALYGRAGVVVPTRLRELSSAADPLTRTFQARYVLEGPLADAALGTTITVHVPGDGAAADLRVPVGALFDSGGGPGVWTVVDQPGHVTGRVTWRSVKVNRIDDDTVSVSEGLKPGDRVVSLGAHVLHEGQEVRLGAAGKP; this is encoded by the coding sequence ATGTTCTCGGCAAGAACCAAATTTGCCATTTTTCACATCCTCGCCGCTACCAGTCTGTCCGTGCTCGCGTCAGGCTGCCACCATCCGCCGAGCAGCGACCCCCGAGTCGAGCCGCCGCTGGCGCGGACTGCCGTCGTCGAAAACAACGCGTCGTCCCTCGCGCGGTCGTTCACTGGAACGGTGGCTGCGCGCGTGCAGAGCGATCTGAGCTTTCGCGTCTCTGGGAAGGTTCTCGCGCGGCTCGTCAGCTCGGGACAGCAGGTGCATCGAGGACAGCCGCTCATGCGACTCGACGACGTCGACCTGAGGCTCGCGTCGAATGCCCAACAGGAGTCCGTCGTCGCCGCCGCGGCGCGCGCACGCCAGGCCACGGACGACGAGACGCGTGACCGGAACCTCGCTGCGGATGGCGCAGTACCGGTTGCAGCCTACGAACGCATGAAGGCGAACGCAGAGGCGGCGCGTGCCCAGTTGAAGGCGGCCGAGGCTCAAGCGAAGGCCGCCCAGAACGCGAGTGCATACGCACTCCTCGTGGCGGACGCGGACGGCGTGATCGTCGAGACGCTGGCCGAGCCAGGCCAGGTCGTCGCGCCCGGTCAGACCGTCGTGAGGCTCGCACAGCACGGACCACGCGAAGCAGTCATTCAACTGCCGGAGACGTTGCGGCCGGCGCTGGGATCGCCGGCGCAGGCCGCGCTCTACGGCCGCGCGGGCGTGGTCGTTCCGACGCGCCTTCGAGAGCTGTCGAGCGCGGCGGATCCGCTGACGAGGACCTTTCAAGCGAGGTACGTCTTGGAAGGGCCGCTCGCGGATGCAGCGCTGGGCACGACCATCACCGTCCACGTGCCTGGTGACGGGGCGGCGGCGGATCTGCGCGTCCCGGTCGGCGCTCTGTTCGACTCCGGCGGCGGACCTGGTGTGTGGACCGTCGTCGATCAACCCGGTCACGTGACAGGGCGCGTGACGTGGCGCTCGGTGAAGGTGAATCGCATCGACGACGACACTGTCAGCGTGAGCGAAGGTCTGAAGCCGGGCGATCGAGTCGTCTCGCTCGGCGCGCACGTGCTGCACGAGGGGCAGGAAGTCCGACTGGGCGCGGCGGGGAAGCCATGA
- a CDS encoding efflux RND transporter permease subunit — translation MSSFNLSALAVRERSVTLFAILLIAIGGLIAFFKLGRAEDPAFTVKAMTVVTAWPGATAQEMQDQVAERLEKRLQELRWYDRSETFARPGLALTVVQLRDDMPPSEVPEEFYQARKKMGDEALRLPAGTIGPIINDEYSDVTFALYALKAKGESQRALVREAESLRQRLLHVAGVKKVNILGEQGERIFVAFSHDRLATLGLSPQDIFSALVTQNLVTPAGSIDTRGPEVFIRLDGAFDELQKIRDTPIVARGRTVKLSDVASVERGYEDPATFLIRNDGEPALLLDIIMREGANGLDLGTALDKEVAAINAGFPVGITLSKVTDQAVNIRSAVGEFMVKFLVALAVVMLVCFISMGWRVGIVVAAAVPLTLASVFVVMSFTGKNFDRITLGSLILALGLLVDDAIIAIEMMIVKMEEGYSRIDASAYAWSHTAAPMLSGTLVTAVGFMPNGFARSTAGEYTSNMFWIVGIALIASWIVAVVFTPYLGVKLLPEIKKIEGGHHAIYDTRTYNRFRRLLARVIGHKFLVAVAVVAFFVVALAGMGAVRKQFFPTSDRPEVLVDIQMPYGTSIEETSGATKKVEDWLAKQSEAKIFTSYIGQGAPRFFLPLSPELPDPSFAKIVILTGSEEEREALKLRLRRVVADGIAPEARVRVSQLVFGPNTPFPIAYRVMGPDPNKLREIAADARKVLQANPMMRTVNVDWGDRTPTLHFSLQQDRLQAVGLTSSAVSLQLQFLLRGVPIADVREDIRSVQVVARSAGETRLDPARIADFTLVGSAGQRVPLSQVGTVELRMEDPIIRRRDRTPTITLRGDIGEGLQPPDVSAAVLKELGPIIGRLPEGYRIEEAGITEESRKASNAILPLLPIMLALTLLIIILQVRSMSAMAMVFLTAPLGLIGVVPTLLIFRQPFGINALVGLIALSGILMRNTLILLGQIDHNLKEGLAPFDAVVEATVQRARPVVLTALAAILAFIPLTHSVFWGTLAYTLIGGTFAGTILTLVFLPAMYAIWFRIKPKSKEEEEAGRGPSKQTDQWRDANADVPALAEVRANAR, via the coding sequence ATGAGCAGCTTCAATCTCTCCGCGCTCGCCGTTCGTGAGCGCTCCGTCACCCTCTTCGCCATCCTCCTCATCGCCATTGGGGGACTCATCGCGTTCTTCAAGCTGGGACGCGCCGAGGATCCCGCATTCACCGTGAAGGCGATGACCGTGGTCACTGCGTGGCCGGGCGCGACCGCGCAGGAGATGCAGGATCAAGTCGCGGAACGGCTGGAGAAGCGCCTCCAGGAGCTCCGCTGGTACGACCGCTCGGAGACGTTTGCGCGTCCCGGCCTGGCCCTCACGGTCGTGCAGCTCCGTGACGACATGCCACCGTCGGAGGTTCCGGAGGAGTTCTACCAAGCGCGCAAGAAGATGGGCGACGAGGCGCTCCGTCTCCCGGCGGGCACGATCGGCCCGATCATCAACGACGAGTACTCCGACGTGACGTTCGCGCTCTACGCTCTGAAGGCGAAAGGCGAGTCGCAGCGAGCTCTCGTGCGCGAGGCCGAATCGCTCCGCCAGCGTCTGCTCCACGTCGCTGGGGTCAAGAAGGTCAACATCCTCGGCGAACAGGGCGAGCGCATCTTCGTCGCCTTCTCCCACGATCGCCTCGCAACACTCGGTCTCTCTCCGCAGGACATCTTCTCCGCGCTCGTGACCCAAAACCTCGTGACGCCGGCGGGCTCGATCGACACGCGCGGACCCGAGGTCTTCATCCGCCTCGACGGAGCGTTCGACGAGCTTCAAAAGATCCGCGACACGCCGATCGTGGCGCGGGGACGAACCGTCAAGCTCTCGGACGTGGCGAGTGTCGAGCGCGGATACGAAGATCCCGCGACGTTCCTCATTCGCAACGACGGCGAGCCGGCTCTGCTCCTCGACATCATCATGCGCGAAGGCGCGAACGGACTCGATCTCGGGACCGCGCTCGACAAAGAGGTCGCGGCCATCAACGCGGGTTTCCCCGTCGGCATCACCCTCTCAAAGGTCACCGATCAGGCGGTGAACATCCGCTCGGCCGTGGGCGAGTTCATGGTGAAGTTCCTCGTGGCCCTCGCCGTGGTCATGCTCGTCTGCTTCATCAGCATGGGGTGGCGCGTGGGCATCGTCGTTGCCGCCGCCGTCCCCCTCACGCTCGCGAGCGTGTTCGTCGTCATGAGCTTTACCGGCAAGAACTTCGACCGGATCACGCTCGGCTCGCTCATCCTCGCGCTGGGCCTGCTCGTCGATGACGCGATCATCGCCATCGAGATGATGATCGTGAAGATGGAGGAGGGCTACAGTCGCATCGACGCTTCGGCCTATGCGTGGAGTCACACCGCGGCTCCGATGCTGTCCGGAACGTTGGTGACCGCAGTCGGCTTCATGCCGAACGGTTTCGCGCGATCGACGGCCGGTGAGTACACGAGCAACATGTTCTGGATCGTCGGCATTGCGCTGATCGCATCCTGGATCGTCGCCGTCGTCTTCACGCCGTACCTCGGCGTCAAACTATTGCCCGAGATCAAGAAGATCGAGGGAGGGCATCACGCCATCTACGACACGCGAACGTACAACCGGTTCCGGCGCCTGCTCGCCCGCGTCATAGGGCACAAGTTCCTCGTGGCGGTTGCCGTCGTCGCTTTCTTCGTGGTTGCCCTCGCCGGCATGGGTGCAGTGCGCAAGCAGTTCTTCCCGACCTCGGACCGTCCGGAGGTGCTCGTCGACATCCAAATGCCGTACGGGACCTCGATCGAGGAAACGAGCGGGGCGACGAAGAAGGTCGAGGACTGGCTCGCGAAGCAGTCAGAGGCGAAGATCTTCACCTCCTATATCGGTCAAGGCGCGCCCCGCTTCTTCCTCCCGCTGTCGCCCGAGCTGCCCGATCCGTCGTTCGCGAAGATCGTCATCCTGACCGGGAGCGAGGAGGAGCGCGAGGCGCTCAAGTTGCGTCTCCGTCGCGTCGTCGCCGACGGCATTGCTCCCGAAGCTCGCGTTCGCGTCTCGCAGCTCGTCTTCGGCCCCAATACGCCGTTCCCCATCGCGTATCGAGTCATGGGCCCGGACCCGAACAAGCTGCGCGAGATCGCCGCCGATGCCCGCAAGGTCCTGCAGGCGAACCCGATGATGCGTACCGTGAACGTCGACTGGGGCGACCGCACTCCGACGCTCCATTTCTCGCTCCAGCAAGATCGCCTGCAGGCCGTCGGACTGACGTCGAGCGCCGTTTCGCTGCAACTCCAGTTTCTCCTCAGGGGTGTTCCCATCGCAGACGTCCGCGAGGACATTCGATCGGTCCAGGTCGTCGCTCGTTCGGCCGGAGAAACGCGTCTCGATCCCGCGCGAATCGCGGACTTCACCCTCGTCGGATCGGCCGGTCAGCGCGTACCTCTCTCGCAGGTGGGGACCGTGGAGCTCCGCATGGAGGACCCGATCATTCGTCGTCGGGATCGCACACCGACCATCACGCTGCGCGGTGACATCGGCGAAGGGCTGCAGCCCCCGGACGTTTCGGCTGCGGTTCTGAAGGAGCTCGGTCCGATCATCGGTCGGCTCCCCGAGGGATACCGGATCGAAGAGGCGGGCATCACCGAAGAATCCCGTAAGGCGAGCAACGCCATCCTGCCTCTCCTCCCGATCATGCTCGCGTTGACGCTGCTCATCATCATCCTTCAGGTTCGCTCGATGTCTGCGATGGCGATGGTGTTCTTGACGGCGCCGCTCGGTCTCATCGGCGTGGTGCCGACGCTGCTGATCTTCCGACAGCCGTTCGGTATCAACGCGCTCGTCGGGCTCATTGCGCTCTCAGGCATCCTGATGCGCAACACGCTCATCCTACTCGGACAGATCGACCACAACCTGAAGGAGGGGCTCGCTCCGTTCGATGCCGTCGTCGAAGCGACGGTTCAGCGTGCGCGGCCCGTCGTCCTGACCGCGCTCGCAGCCATCCTCGCCTTCATCCCGCTGACACACTCCGTGTTCTGGGGAACCCTGGCGTACACGTTGATCGGCGGCACCTTCGCCGGAACGATCCTCACGCTGGTCTTCCTTCCGGCGATGTACGCCATCTGGTTCCGCATCAAGCCGAAGTCCAAGGAAGAAGAAGAAGCTGGCAGAGGGCCCAGCAAGCAGACCGATCAATGGCGCGACGCCAACGCGGACGTCCCGGCGCTGGCCGAGGTGCGCGCGAATGCCCGCTGA
- a CDS encoding NAD(P)/FAD-dependent oxidoreductase: MNDVIIIGGSFAGLAAALQLGRARRKVTVLDTGLPRNRFAGHSHGLLGHDHKPPLEILAEARQQLARYPTVKLVNARADSISGTIDDFSVLTGEGENLRARRLILSYGVTDQMPNVPGFAEGWGKSIVPCPYCDGFEVAGQHWGLVWSGRHSHNQVRLFHDWTDRLTVFADGHDIPPEIRADLARRKTPIVDGPIIEIAHHGGHNTTVKLDAGTNVAVDILFAHPRNKPSAILHESLGLATVDTPLGIILKVDERRETSMPGVYAAGDLANPIMPPSVTLASAHGAMAGIFAQQSMLV, encoded by the coding sequence ATGAATGACGTCATCATCATCGGCGGAAGCTTTGCCGGCCTCGCCGCCGCCCTGCAGCTCGGCCGTGCCCGCCGCAAGGTCACCGTTCTCGATACCGGCTTGCCGCGCAACCGCTTCGCCGGTCACTCGCATGGCTTGCTCGGTCACGATCACAAGCCACCGCTGGAAATCCTGGCCGAGGCGCGCCAGCAGCTTGCGCGTTATCCCACGGTCAAGCTGGTCAATGCCCGGGCCGACAGCATCTCCGGCACCATCGACGATTTCTCAGTTCTCACTGGTGAGGGGGAAAACCTCAGGGCGCGTCGGCTGATCCTGAGCTATGGCGTCACCGACCAGATGCCTAACGTTCCGGGATTTGCGGAAGGCTGGGGCAAATCCATCGTGCCGTGTCCCTATTGCGACGGCTTTGAGGTCGCCGGCCAGCATTGGGGCCTCGTCTGGTCCGGCCGGCACTCGCACAATCAGGTCAGGCTGTTCCACGATTGGACCGACAGGTTGACGGTCTTCGCCGATGGTCATGACATTCCGCCCGAGATCCGCGCCGATCTGGCGCGCCGCAAGACACCCATTGTCGATGGCCCAATCATCGAGATCGCCCATCACGGGGGCCATAACACCACGGTCAAGCTCGATGCCGGCACCAATGTCGCGGTCGATATCCTGTTTGCGCATCCGCGCAACAAGCCGTCCGCAATCCTGCATGAATCACTGGGCCTCGCCACGGTCGACACTCCCCTCGGGATCATTCTTAAGGTCGACGAGCGCCGCGAAACCAGCATGCCCGGCGTCTACGCTGCCGGCGACCTCGCAAACCCTATTATGCCGCCATCGGTCACCCTGGCATCAGCGCACGGCGCGATGGCGGGTATCTTCGCCCAGCAGTCGATGCTGGTTTGA
- a CDS encoding Hsp20/alpha crystallin family protein: MLTRWDAVSTLDHLFDDVMGSMLGTATSTRTFDPSIDVRTSENDVVFVCDVPGVKQEDLDVTLENHVLTIKGIRRFESKEGEQAILGRAYGAFSRAFSLADHLDDANLSAQLVDGVLTIRIPKQAKARPRKIQIGNGKDSKQLTE; the protein is encoded by the coding sequence ATGTTGACCAGATGGGATGCCGTCTCGACGCTGGATCACCTGTTCGACGACGTCATGGGATCCATGCTCGGTACGGCGACGAGTACACGCACGTTCGACCCTTCCATCGACGTGCGCACAAGTGAGAATGACGTCGTCTTCGTCTGCGATGTCCCCGGCGTGAAGCAGGAGGATCTCGACGTGACGCTGGAAAACCACGTCCTGACCATCAAGGGGATCCGAAGGTTCGAGAGCAAGGAGGGCGAGCAAGCGATCCTTGGCCGCGCGTACGGGGCCTTCAGCCGCGCTTTCTCTCTGGCGGATCACCTCGACGACGCGAACCTCTCGGCGCAGCTCGTGGATGGTGTGCTCACCATCCGTATCCCGAAACAGGCGAAGGCCAGGCCGCGCAAGATTCAGATTGGCAACGGCAAAGACTCCAAGCAGCTCACGGAGTGA
- a CDS encoding Hsp20/alpha crystallin family protein → MNTNQSLSRQGTHVPERIQSRATVAPSVDVYENRDEVLLLTDLPGAVKDSINVHLDKGQLTIEARRTELQPSGTLVAGEYQPRDYHRAFAIPQGIDGARISAQFADGVLRIQLPKSEALKPRRVEVKAG, encoded by the coding sequence ATGAACACGAATCAGAGTCTTAGCCGACAAGGCACGCACGTCCCGGAACGCATCCAATCGCGCGCAACGGTGGCCCCGTCGGTCGACGTCTACGAAAATCGCGATGAGGTATTGCTCCTTACCGATCTCCCAGGCGCCGTGAAGGACAGCATCAACGTCCACCTCGATAAAGGGCAGCTCACGATTGAAGCGCGGCGCACGGAATTGCAGCCGTCGGGAACGCTCGTAGCCGGCGAGTATCAGCCGCGCGACTACCACCGAGCTTTCGCGATACCCCAGGGGATCGATGGAGCGAGGATCTCAGCCCAGTTTGCTGACGGCGTTCTCCGCATTCAGTTACCCAAGTCGGAAGCTCTCAAACCCCGTCGCGTCGAAGTGAAGGCTGGGTAA
- a CDS encoding Hsp20/alpha crystallin family protein: protein MFNHFGFTSDPFSIFDDLRRRMDGLWQDFEFDRGAPAWRTTSLAAATWPHVNLYDAGTQFVVHADVPGLRENDLQVHIGGGGNTLSIGGARQSATPEGYSVHRQERGAVEFSRSFSLPCKVDAERITASVKDGVLTIELPKAPEAQPRQIAVRAQ, encoded by the coding sequence ATGTTCAATCATTTCGGATTTACTTCTGACCCGTTTTCGATATTCGATGATTTGCGGCGCCGCATGGATGGCCTCTGGCAGGACTTCGAGTTCGACCGCGGCGCGCCCGCTTGGCGCACAACGTCGCTCGCCGCCGCTACTTGGCCGCACGTGAATTTGTACGACGCAGGCACGCAGTTCGTGGTCCATGCCGACGTACCCGGGCTCCGCGAGAACGACCTTCAGGTCCACATCGGTGGCGGTGGCAACACGTTGTCGATCGGCGGCGCTCGTCAATCCGCCACACCGGAAGGGTACTCGGTGCATCGGCAAGAACGCGGAGCTGTCGAATTCTCGCGCAGCTTTTCGCTCCCGTGCAAAGTCGACGCGGAACGCATCACCGCATCGGTAAAGGACGGGGTACTGACCATCGAGCTGCCCAAGGCGCCCGAAGCGCAACCTCGACAGATAGCGGTCCGTGCCCAGTGA